In the Colletotrichum lupini chromosome 4, complete sequence genome, AGGGGCAAGCCCTGCCTCGCACATTGACGCTGGGTAGTGCCCAATCTAAGTATCTCACTCGTGAGTCGTCCGTCCCTATCATAACGACGCAGGCCGAGGAACCCTGGCACTGCCTCGCGTTCAAAGCCCAGAGCCATGAGCCAGCAGAGCTTCTCCATCCCATCTATGTTTCTTGTCTTCTTTCCCTTGAACCCTGCAACGGTAACGCTGTACCTAGGCGCCCACTTGGTACCGTCCATGGCCCCCCTCCACTCACATACCCCTTCTTTCATGCCCCGAGGGCTGTATCTGCTTCTAAAGCATGAATAAGAAGCTTCTTCCCAGACACGACACCCCAGACGCACCGGCAAGCTTGCAGAGACAGCATGACTTTTGACAGGACTTGACTTTTCTCGCAATGCACCTTGGGTCTGGCTCCAGGGCCGGCCCACAACTCCTCCCCAGCCTCACTCACCCCGGGCCCCCCATATTCGCTCGCAAAGACCCGGCCTGTCAAGGCCGGCAGTCAGATGTCCCTGCTTCCTCGCAGAAGCCCCATGAGGCGCCTTTCTGatggccccccccccccccccccccccccccccccccccccccctcccccccccctcccccccccccccccccccccccccgtccccccgcccccccccccctcccccccccccccccccccccccccccccctcctctaCTTCAACTTGGCAGCATCTTCGGTACCGTTATCCAGTTTACATCCGAGCCCGTGCTTGGCGCCGGCGCGCGGAGGTGCCAGTCGTTCTCACGTTTCCTTGTGCTTGACACCCACCCCCTTGACTTATGTGATCTCCAGGGGATCATCCATACCTCGGACGCACAGCTGAAGCTCAATTGTCAAGTTGGCAATTGCTTGTTGGTTGGGCACCGTGTATCATGTCTCGCCCCCCGCGTCGTCGTGGCCTCTTTGACGGAAAAAAGGTTGTCTGTCCGTGAGGAACCACGATCGATGCTTATTTCTCCAGGTTTCCCACCTCCGATTGCTTCATGTAAGACCTCTCTTCTCTCATCTCTTCTCCATCACAGATTCAACGCCTCTTGGCGGTTACCAATaccttcctttttaatattttatcaTAATTTCACTTCGAGCCTCTGAGAGGACTGCGCCGCTTTGCCTACACCATTATTATCATTACCACAGAACAAGGGGAAGAAAAGAGCAAGGCCTCTCTTATCACCGCTTGAGTCATCTACCTACTTTTGGCATATTTACCACGCCATAGTAAGCCCGAAACCTGGCACAGCAGCAATAATACGAACATTTCACGCCCGACGCTCGCATTTCTTTCCAGATCCCTGATGCGCGGAAGAGAGAGTCGGCCACCGAAGTCCCCTGCAGACCAAAGCAAGCCGGGCTGCCTCTCAAGTCTCTATCCCTTTTTTCCTTCTCATCCGCTAGTCGCCATTGGACCGGGTTTTGTGGTCCACCAGCGTACGCGTACATACTACGTATGATAGGCGTAGTCGTCACTCTCTGAAAAATCGGGGGTGGAACTACGTGAAGCGTATCAGCTTGAAGAAAAGATGGTTCCAAATCTGGGACCAAACACATCACTCGGCTACACTCCGTTTGAGTACTGGAAGGGTCCGAAACCCGTCCTTCCCAGACCAAAGCGCAAATCTAGAGCCGTCGCCCTCGACCTAGAGCCGTTGCTTCCCACCCCCACCCCGGCCCCGAAGCCTAGAGCAGCCGTGAGATGGCCTGGTCAACATCCTCCTGCAGGTGTCTTCGTGGCGCAGCCAGGCACATATATCGTATCGCCCAATATCAATCGTAGCAAGACACCTTTTGCGGAGATACTCGTCGTGCCACCAAAGGTCCTGGTCCACCCACTTTTCCGGGACGAGATAAAGACCCCAGACTGGCCCCGAGGCTTCTCTCCGTACCCCGATTCCATGAACGACTCTGACTACTACGGCGGCATCATGGGCGACTACGGATTTTCAAACGAGCGCCTCGGGCAACAACAGACTGCGTGGTGGAATCCCAAGGGATGGACGAAACGGATCTGGGCCGGCGTCGGCGGTGCCCTCGTCGTCATCATTGTCATTGTCGTTGCCGTCACCGTCACACAAAACAACAAGAACCGATATCCCGACTATTCCCAGCTGACGTACAAGCTGAGTGACACATGTACGGAACCGTGCTCAGGGTCCTCGCCCGTCGCACGAGCCCCCGGCTGAATGAATGACCATGAATACTCGATCTGATAATGACAGACTCTGGAGAGAACTTCTTCGATGGCTTCAACTACTTCAATACCTACGATCCTACTGGGGGTATGGTTCACTACGTCGGTGCCGATGAGGCCGCAAGCAGGGTATTTAAACATCTTCACCCACTACTTATATGGAACCACCGGCTGAGTATGCAACTTTTCTTCGTGAAATAAAGAACCTCACATACGCCACATCCTCCACCGCCGTGCTGAGGGTAGACCACACCACCGGCAACACCTCATCGCCCGACGCCTCGACGGGCCGCTTCTCCGTCCGCGTCGAGTCCAAGACGCAGTACGACAAGGGCCTCTTCATCTTCGACGTGAAGCACACACCCTACGGCTG is a window encoding:
- a CDS encoding endo-beta-glucanase, whose product is MVPNLGPNTSLGYTPFEYWKGPKPVLPRPKRKSRAVALDLEPLLPTPTPAPKPRAAVRWPGQHPPAGVFVAQPGTYIVSPNINRSKTPFAEILVVPPKVLVHPLFRDEIKTPDWPRGFSPYPDSMNDSDYYGGIMGDYGFSNERLGQQQTAWWNPKGWTKRIWAGVGGALVVIIVIVVAVTVTQNNKNRYPDYSQLTYKLSDTYSGENFFDGFNYFNTYDPTGGMVHYVGADEAASRNLTYATSSTAVLRVDHTTGNTSSPDASTGRFSVRVESKTQYDKGLFIFDVKHTPYGCASWPALWFSDPNNWPDAGEIDVMEAINQGTDGNQMTLHTTSGCEMSVKRKQTGSTLQSDCKNTTNGNAGCGVEGKASTYGSDFNAGGGGYMAMEWRDEGIRVWQFARDSVPSDITAASSPDPSTWGEALADFPNTACDMSSHFSNQSLIINIDVCGSLVEAKYADSGCGGSSCSDFQANNPDAFKTAYWEFGAFNFYTAS